The Micromonas commoda chromosome 17, complete sequence genome includes the window TTTCAATCGCTGTTTGTGACTGTCGCGAGGCTGTCGAGGATGGTTTCGAGTAGTCTCGGACGGACGCAGGCAGTTTCGCCCACGCCGAGTGGGGTTTCGCTTTGGGTTTATGTGGCGCGGTGTGGGGTTTAAGGACCGACGCGGCCAAAGCGCGGCCGAGGAGCGGCCGGGCGTCCGAACGCGACTAaaacgagcgcgcgcgctcttCATGACGCGTGCATTGTCGtacgcgtctcgcgcgcgccattAAAAGTCCCACGTAATTTTGTGGTAAGTGAAACGCTGGctcgcgcggacgagaattcattaccttcgaaggtattaaTTAATTTATTTTATTTACCTTCGTAAAAgttattacgaaggtaccttcgatggtaccttcgtacgaagtAAGTAATAAAAGATACGAAGATAcgttcgaaggtaccttcgtacgaatgaagtaataataataataaggtATGTACATACGTACATATAGAAGAGACGTTTGTAATTTTTACTTTCCTATTTTGCCTCTTTTTCCGGAGTcacttcgcgcgcgcgcataTGGCCTGGGGCGCGCGAGTCGCCCTGCGTCGACCATCACGGAATCGGCTGAAAATCGGTGTGCGCAGAGAAGGCACGGTCTCGAACGGCCTCCTCGAAACCCGGCGTCTAACTCGCACGGACGGCTGAGATTCGGCGTCGATCTGTTCGGTCGCACGTCGCGGGGCTTATATCGCAAACCCCAAAAATGAAAATCTGGCTCCTTTTTTTTTCGGTGCTCGCTACTGTGGCGCTTGCCGAGGTGACGGATATCGCTCTGGGCGGCTGGCACTCGTGTGCCCTGctgacgggcggcgcgatcaAGTGCTGGGGTAGGAACAGGTatggcgagctcggggacgGGACCACCACCAGTCGCACCAACCCGGTCGACGTGTCCGGCATcacgaacgcgacgagcaTCGCTCTGAGCGACCGCCACACGTGCGCTCTGCTCACGGGCGGCAGGATCAAGTGCTGGGGCTACAACGAGTACGGCCAGCTCGGTGACGGGACGACAACCCAGAGCACCACCCCCGTCGACGTGTCCGGGatcacgacggcgacgagcctcgCTCTGGGTGGCTATAGCTCGTGCGCCCTGCTGACGGGCGGCACGATGAAGTGCTGGGGCTACAACTACAGAGGCCAGCTTGGGGATGGGACCACAACCAACCGCAAAAAACCAGTCAACGTGTCCGGGatcacgacggcgacgagcatcGCTCTGGGCAGCAGCCACATGTGCGCCCTGCTGACGGGCGGCACGATGAAGTGCTGGGGCGACAACTACAGAGGCCAGCTTGGGGACGGGACCACAACCAACCGCAACACACCAGTCAACGTGTCCGGGatcacgacggcgacgagcatcGCTCTGGGTGACCATAGCTCGTGCGTCCTGCTGACGGGCGGCACGATGAAGTGCTGGGGCGACAACCGCCTCGGCCAGCTTGGGGACGGGACCACGACCAACCGCAACACACCAGTCAACGTGTCCGGGATCACGACAGCGACGAGCATCGCTCTGGGCGCCCGCCACACGTGCGCGCTGCTGatgggcggcgcgatgaagtGCTGGGGTTACAACGGCCTCGGCCAGCTTGGGGACGGGACTGCCAAAAACAACCACAACAACCCCGTCTACGTCATTGGGCTCTACGCTCCGTCGCTACCaccatcaccgccgccgccaccgccgccttttccatcgccgccattGCCGCCTTTTCCATCGCCACCATCTTcaccaccgcctccgcctcctccgaagctcatcctcgacgaggacgaccacGCCGCGGGACTCACGGGCATCCTCGTGGTTCTGGTGGCGACGATTTTCAACATGTTGTAAATAATAATGTTCTCTTAAGTTAAACATGTCCGACCCCGACCGATACAAATCCCGAGGCCGCAAGGAAAGGACCCCCGAACAGCTCAAGGTGCCCGCCATGGCCCGCGAGAAAGCACGCTTGGTAATTGCCGAGCGAACGGAGGTTAAACGCGAGATGTCGGAAGCTCCACCCCAGCCCGAGCCTGCCGAGCCTGAGCctgccgagcccgaggagatCGAACCCCCCACCCCTCCAACCGAGCCCGAGCCAGCCGATGAGCCAGAGCAAGAACCTATCGAAGAAGCCCAGCGAAATACGAGTCTCTATTCGCGCCGCTTGTGCCCCGAAGGCTCCGGCTCCCAAAATGACGTGGCCATCACTGAGCCCAGCTAGGGTTCAAATAAACGACTACACACGGTAGATCCGGTTACGACGAATCTCGTTTGACCAAATAAATTTCCCAATTCTGACTACCGCTCATACGTTTCGACGTGACTTAATAAAAAATTtcatacgaaggtaacaTAAGTTTCCCCACCCAAATCCTGAAAATGAGCTAAAATTTTCCGTAGGTGCCTCCCTGTGAGACTGATGAACAAGGAACGTTCGGTTCCGGGAGGCTGATTGGGACGAGTCTCGATGAAGCTTCGGTGAAGCCTCGGTGAAAGACGCATTGAGAAGGGCTACTTATCCatggtttgaagctgaattttcatcgatacatcggtcaacttcgacgtctacCATCGCCTCATCagaagacgccttggcgtcgattattcgttcacaagtg containing:
- a CDS encoding predicted protein codes for the protein LISQTPKMKIWLLFFSVLATVALAEVTDIALGGWHSCALLTGGAIKCWGRNRYGELGDGTTTSRTNPVDVSGITNATSIALSDRHTCALLTGGRIKCWGYNEYGQLGDGTTTQSTTPVDVSGITTATSLALGGYSSCALLTGGTMKCWGYNYRGQLGDGTTTNRKKPVNVSGITTATSIALGSSHMCALLTGGTMKCWGDNYRGQLGDGTTTNRNTPVNVSGITTATSIALGDHSSCVLLTGGTMKCWGDNRLGQLGDGTTTNRNTPVNVSGITTATSIALGARHTCALLMGGAMKCWGYNGLGQLGDGTAKNNHNNPVYVIGLYAPSLPPSPPPPPPPFPSPPLPPFPSPPSSPPPPPPPKLILDEDDHAAGLTGILVVLVATIFNML
- a CDS encoding predicted protein, whose protein sequence is MNKERLLIHGLKLNFHRYIGQLRRLPSPHQKTPWRRLFVHKWRACEDDDYVHVTRNDKDVPQNNRRPKTRKASHSVVSQK